In Saccharothrix violaceirubra, the following are encoded in one genomic region:
- a CDS encoding sensor histidine kinase yields MGSGTVGVRRMTWGMVVGAPVLVGVVSAIDLLTGRYGPVMTAVLTVVLLVVFGQYLRYTPHVMRGMDHRVGPDLEHVATFAVAVLGWALVVRVQPISAVWSVLPALVVSYVVTVRPGWSRWLLVFGGTAIVVAAGGVLGRPSLFDGVLMPGLSMLVYTGSLLTQLWFWDVVLRLEKARETERALAVAEERLRFAADLHDIQGHHLQAIALKAELAERLAGRDDEQARRHARDAADLARTALRETRDVVQGYRRASLGTEITNAVGVLRAAGIDAEVTGDAAAVPPPLQPLFGALVREGTTNVLRHSRARRCRLEIVVVDGRVDVRLGNDGAGAPGEPGAGIAGLRERFAAVGGRIEVEADGEDFTLIGQAGVSR; encoded by the coding sequence CTGCTCACCGGGCGCTACGGCCCGGTGATGACGGCGGTGCTGACCGTCGTGCTGCTGGTCGTGTTCGGCCAGTACCTGCGCTACACGCCGCACGTGATGCGCGGGATGGACCACCGGGTCGGCCCGGACCTCGAACACGTGGCGACCTTCGCGGTGGCGGTGCTGGGATGGGCGCTGGTCGTCCGCGTCCAGCCGATCTCGGCGGTGTGGTCCGTGCTGCCCGCGCTGGTCGTGTCGTACGTCGTGACGGTGCGTCCGGGCTGGTCACGGTGGCTGCTGGTGTTCGGCGGCACGGCGATCGTCGTCGCCGCCGGTGGTGTGCTGGGCCGGCCGAGCCTGTTCGACGGCGTGCTGATGCCCGGCCTGTCGATGCTCGTGTACACCGGGTCGTTGCTGACCCAGCTGTGGTTCTGGGACGTCGTGCTGCGGCTGGAGAAGGCCCGCGAGACCGAGCGGGCGCTGGCCGTGGCCGAGGAACGCCTGCGGTTCGCCGCCGACCTGCACGACATCCAGGGACACCACCTCCAGGCCATCGCCCTGAAGGCCGAACTCGCCGAACGCCTCGCCGGGCGCGACGACGAGCAGGCGCGGCGGCACGCCCGTGATGCCGCCGACCTGGCCCGCACGGCGTTGCGTGAGACGCGTGACGTGGTGCAGGGCTACCGCCGGGCCAGTCTGGGCACGGAGATCACGAACGCGGTGGGCGTGCTGCGTGCGGCGGGCATCGACGCCGAGGTGACCGGCGACGCCGCCGCCGTGCCGCCGCCGTTGCAGCCGCTGTTCGGCGCCCTGGTCCGCGAGGGGACGACGAACGTGCTGCGGCACAGCCGGGCCCGCCGCTGCCGGCTGGAGATCGTCGTGGTCGACGGGCGGGTGGACGTGCGGCTGGGCAACGACGGCGCGGGTGCGCCGGGTGAGCCGGGTGCGGGCATCGCGGGTCTGCGCGAACGCTTCGCGGCGGTCGGCGGTCGCATCGAGGTGGAGGCCGACGGCGAGGACTTCACGCTGATCGGCCAGGCGGGGGTGTCCCGGTGA
- a CDS encoding response regulator transcription factor: MIRVVLADDEDLIRGALAALLDLEDDIRVVEQVGDGEAAVEAVRRHRPDIAVFDLEMPRRDGVLAAEAVRDLDGVAVVIVTRHARPGVLRRALSAGVRGFVPKTTPAAQLASILRDVHAGRRYVDSEIAAAALTEGACPLTARELDVLRHALHGGTVAVIARETHLAPGTVRNYLSSAMTKLHAGTRYEAARLAWEEGWI; this comes from the coding sequence GTGATCAGGGTGGTGCTGGCCGACGACGAGGACCTGATCCGGGGCGCCCTGGCGGCGCTGCTGGACCTGGAGGACGACATCCGGGTGGTCGAGCAGGTCGGCGACGGCGAAGCCGCCGTCGAGGCCGTGCGCCGGCACCGGCCCGACATCGCCGTCTTCGACCTGGAGATGCCCCGTCGCGACGGGGTCCTCGCGGCCGAGGCCGTGCGCGACCTGGACGGCGTGGCCGTGGTGATCGTGACCCGCCACGCGCGGCCGGGTGTGCTGCGGCGGGCGCTGAGCGCGGGCGTGCGCGGGTTCGTGCCCAAGACCACGCCCGCCGCGCAGCTCGCGTCCATCCTGCGCGACGTGCACGCCGGACGCCGGTACGTGGACTCCGAGATCGCCGCCGCCGCGCTGACCGAGGGCGCGTGCCCGTTGACCGCGCGCGAACTCGACGTACTGCGCCACGCCCTGCACGGCGGCACGGTCGCGGTCATCGCGCGGGAGACGCATCTCGCGCCCGGCACCGTGCGCAACTACCTGTCGTCGGCCATGACCAAGCTGCACGCCGGCACCCGCTACGAGGCCGCGCGCCTGGCGTGGGAGGAGGGCTGGATCTGA
- a CDS encoding ChaB family protein has protein sequence MPGRQELPSTVARSSKKAQRTWIKAHDSAVESYGEGERSHRTAFSALKHSFEKVGDHWEAKDHKGSSEKQAARHAPRTGRTHGGVDANATKQHLYDVAKRLAVPGRSTMTKKELVEAIDKANRRETAQRAGSSR, from the coding sequence ATGCCCGGACGTCAGGAACTGCCGAGCACGGTCGCCCGCTCGTCGAAGAAGGCCCAGCGGACCTGGATCAAGGCGCACGACTCGGCCGTCGAGAGCTACGGCGAGGGCGAAAGGTCCCACCGCACCGCCTTTTCGGCGCTCAAGCACTCGTTCGAGAAGGTCGGCGACCACTGGGAAGCCAAGGACCACAAAGGATCGTCCGAGAAGCAGGCCGCCCGCCACGCTCCCCGAACCGGGCGCACGCACGGCGGCGTGGACGCCAACGCGACCAAACAGCACCTCTACGACGTGGCCAAGCGGCTGGCCGTGCCGGGTCGGTCCACGATGACCAAGAAGGAACTCGTCGAGGCCATCGACAAGGCCAACAGGCGCGAGACCGCGCAACGCGCCGGTTCGAGTCGGTGA
- a CDS encoding VOC family protein, producing the protein MACRISELVLGCREPEVLARFWCEVLDFVVLGREDDGSVEIGPREGFGGAQPTLFLSRRDEPEPGKSRLHIDVNATDRDQDAELERLLALGARPADIGQTGEEPWHVLVDPEGNEFCLLKRRLDPL; encoded by the coding sequence ATGGCATGTCGCATCAGTGAACTCGTACTCGGCTGCCGCGAGCCCGAGGTGCTGGCGCGGTTCTGGTGCGAGGTCCTGGACTTCGTCGTCCTCGGCCGCGAGGACGACGGCTCCGTGGAGATCGGTCCGCGCGAGGGGTTCGGCGGTGCGCAGCCGACGCTGTTCCTGAGCCGCCGTGACGAGCCCGAGCCGGGCAAGTCCCGCCTGCACATCGACGTCAACGCCACCGACCGCGACCAGGACGCCGAACTCGAACGCCTGCTCGCGCTCGGCGCGCGCCCGGCCGACATCGGGCAGACCGGCGAGGAGCCGTGGCACGTCCTGGTCGACCCGGAGGGCAACGAGTTCTGCCTGCTCAAGAGGCGCCTCGATCCGCTCTAG
- a CDS encoding DUF6328 family protein, producing MTAVEDLARHVDTLPRTRPVDLPEPGELELEQAMRPRDAFIAQAEHVRLRQSVGRVCAKTISPYPPGVPAALPGEVITEAVVDYPRTGHEAGMFLPDPTATWMRSAWLTGRCDGYLVRVNRAEETHQRRLARNFSELLQELRVAQGGVQILFGFLLSIAFTDRYARTDTYIRVTHLCTVLLAAGAVALLTAPAAWHRILFRQGRREDIIEVANRFAVAGLVFLALAMVGTLLLLAEITFGGWQSTAVGIGAAVVFGSLWFVMPLRERGQTDFEDEPEQVD from the coding sequence GTGACCGCCGTCGAGGACCTCGCCCGCCATGTCGACACGCTGCCCCGGACCAGGCCGGTCGACCTGCCCGAGCCCGGTGAACTCGAACTGGAGCAGGCCATGCGGCCCCGGGACGCGTTCATCGCCCAGGCCGAACACGTGCGGCTGCGCCAGTCCGTGGGCCGGGTGTGCGCGAAGACCATCAGCCCGTACCCGCCCGGCGTGCCGGCCGCGCTGCCCGGCGAGGTGATCACCGAGGCGGTCGTCGACTACCCGCGCACCGGCCACGAGGCGGGCATGTTCCTGCCCGACCCGACCGCGACCTGGATGCGATCCGCGTGGTTGACCGGAAGGTGTGACGGGTACCTCGTCCGGGTGAACAGAGCGGAGGAGACCCACCAGCGTCGGCTGGCGCGGAACTTCAGCGAGTTGTTGCAGGAGCTGCGGGTTGCCCAGGGTGGAGTGCAGATCCTGTTCGGCTTCCTGCTCTCGATCGCGTTCACGGATCGCTACGCGCGGACCGACACGTACATCCGGGTCACCCACCTGTGCACCGTGTTGCTCGCCGCCGGGGCGGTCGCGTTGCTCACCGCACCCGCCGCGTGGCACCGCATCCTGTTCCGGCAGGGGCGGCGCGAGGACATCATCGAGGTGGCGAACCGGTTCGCCGTGGCGGGTCTGGTGTTCCTCGCGCTGGCCATGGTCGGCACGTTGCTGCTGCTCGCCGAGATCACCTTCGGCGGTTGGCAGTCCACCGCCGTCGGCATCGGTGCCGCGGTGGTGTTCGGCAGCCTGTGGTTCGTCATGCCGCTGCGGGAACGCGGCCAGACCGATTTCGAGGACGAGCCCGAGCAGGTGGACTAG
- a CDS encoding SRPBCC family protein translates to MTTIEKSADVEVPVTTAYNQWTQFETFPSFMEGVERITQVDDKRTHWVTKIGGVAREFDAEITEQHADERVAWHTVDGPRQAGVVTFHRIDDRTTRVHLQMEYAPETLTEKAGAALGIVEHRVKGDLKRFKEFIENRPNETGSWRGDVNRPPQAGDIR, encoded by the coding sequence GTGACGACGATCGAGAAGTCCGCAGACGTCGAGGTCCCGGTCACGACCGCGTACAACCAGTGGACGCAGTTCGAGACCTTCCCCAGCTTCATGGAGGGCGTCGAGCGCATCACCCAGGTGGACGACAAGCGCACGCACTGGGTCACCAAGATCGGCGGCGTCGCCCGGGAGTTCGACGCCGAGATCACCGAGCAGCACGCCGACGAGCGGGTCGCCTGGCACACCGTCGACGGCCCGCGGCAGGCCGGTGTCGTGACGTTCCACCGGATCGACGACCGCACCACGCGGGTCCACCTGCAGATGGAGTACGCCCCCGAGACCCTGACCGAGAAGGCCGGTGCCGCGCTCGGCATCGTCGAGCACCGCGTCAAGGGAGATCTCAAGCGCTTCAAGGAGTTCATCGAGAACCGTCCGAACGAGACCGGTTCGTGGCGCGGTGACGTGAACCGGCCGCCGCAGGCCGGCGACATCCGCTGA
- a CDS encoding metallophosphoesterase family protein — translation MIRIAAVGDVHLGEDARGRLRPALDRIGEHADVLLLAGDLTRHGTVDEARVAADEFADLAVPVVAVLGNHDHHDDRPEEVAAVLRDSGLTVLEGGSAVFDLPGGTLGVAGVKGFGGGFAGKCGSAFGEREMKDFIGHTAGIAERLREALGELRVDVKVALTHYAPVPDTLRGEPPEIYPFLGSYLLGEAIDATGVQLAVHGHAHFGVEHGMTPGGVRVRNVAQPIIRSAYSVYAVEPAVVEV, via the coding sequence ATGATCCGCATCGCCGCCGTCGGGGACGTGCACCTGGGTGAGGACGCGCGGGGCCGCCTGCGCCCCGCGCTCGACCGGATCGGCGAGCACGCCGACGTGCTGCTGCTCGCCGGCGACCTGACCCGGCACGGCACGGTCGACGAGGCGCGGGTCGCGGCCGACGAGTTCGCCGACCTGGCCGTGCCCGTCGTGGCCGTGCTGGGCAACCACGACCACCACGACGACCGGCCCGAGGAGGTGGCGGCCGTCCTGCGCGACTCGGGACTCACCGTGCTGGAGGGCGGGTCGGCCGTCTTCGACCTGCCCGGCGGCACGCTCGGCGTCGCGGGCGTGAAGGGGTTCGGCGGTGGGTTCGCGGGCAAGTGCGGGAGCGCTTTCGGCGAACGCGAGATGAAGGATTTCATCGGCCACACGGCCGGAATCGCCGAACGCCTGCGTGAGGCGTTGGGGGAGTTGCGTGTGGACGTGAAGGTGGCGTTGACCCACTACGCGCCCGTACCGGACACGCTGCGCGGCGAACCGCCGGAGATCTACCCGTTCCTGGGTTCCTACCTGCTCGGCGAGGCGATCGACGCGACCGGCGTGCAGTTGGCCGTGCACGGTCACGCGCACTTCGGCGTGGAGCACGGCATGACGCCCGGCGGTGTGCGGGTGCGCAACGTGGCCCAGCCGATCATCCGGTCCGCGTACTCGGTGTACGCCGTGGAGCCCGCTGTCGTCGAGGTGTGA